One stretch of Niallia sp. XMNu-256 DNA includes these proteins:
- a CDS encoding heavy-metal-associated domain-containing protein, translated as MQKAVIQLETLSCPSCMQKIENAVKGVKGIHQDSVKVLFNASKVRLDFDSNTVAIDDIEKAIENLGYEVLKSKVRSA; from the coding sequence ATGCAAAAAGCAGTCATTCAATTAGAAACATTATCTTGTCCATCATGTATGCAAAAAATTGAAAATGCCGTAAAAGGGGTGAAAGGGATCCATCAAGATAGCGTAAAAGTATTATTTAATGCAAGCAAAGTAAGATTGGATTTTGATTCAAATACAGTAGCTATTGACGATATTGAAAAAGCCATCGAAAACTTAGGCTATGAGGTCCTCAAATCAAAAGTAAGATCTGCCTAA